From Streptomyces fungicidicus, one genomic window encodes:
- the nagA gene encoding N-acetylglucosamine-6-phosphate deacetylase, whose product MAPTKVLAGARVVLPTGTVDDGRVIVEGTRIAGGGPPGPRPAGGPGEEPAGAETVDVSGHWVVPGFVDIHNHGGGGASFAGGTAEDVLQGVRTHRLHGTTTLVASAVTGDLDFLARHAGMLAELAQQGDIAGIHFEGPFISPCRKGAHDEGLLRDPDPAEVRKLIDAAHGQARMMTLATELPGGLDSVRLLAEHGVIAAVGHTDATYEQTLQAIDAGATVATHLFNAMPPLGHRAPGPITALLEDERITVELINDGTHLHPAALQLAFHHAGRERVAFITDAMDAAGFGDGRYMLGPMEVEVADGVARLVEGGSIAGSTLTLDRAFKRAVTVDGLPVEDVVAAISANPARLLGVDDRTGSLEPGKDADLVILDASFDLVGVMRRGEWVVDPRLG is encoded by the coding sequence ATGGCCCCCACCAAGGTTCTCGCCGGTGCCCGGGTGGTCCTGCCCACCGGGACCGTGGACGACGGCCGCGTGATCGTCGAGGGCACCCGGATCGCCGGTGGGGGTCCCCCCGGGCCGCGGCCCGCCGGAGGTCCGGGGGAGGAACCCGCCGGCGCCGAGACGGTCGACGTGTCCGGCCACTGGGTGGTCCCGGGCTTCGTCGACATCCACAACCACGGCGGCGGCGGCGCGTCCTTCGCCGGCGGCACCGCCGAGGACGTCCTCCAGGGCGTGCGCACCCACCGCCTGCACGGCACCACCACGTTGGTCGCCTCCGCCGTCACCGGCGACCTGGACTTCCTCGCCCGGCACGCCGGGATGCTGGCGGAACTGGCCCAGCAGGGCGACATCGCGGGCATCCACTTCGAGGGGCCGTTCATCTCCCCCTGCCGCAAGGGCGCGCACGACGAGGGGCTGCTGCGCGACCCCGACCCGGCGGAGGTCCGCAAGCTGATCGACGCGGCGCACGGACAGGCCCGGATGATGACGCTCGCCACCGAGCTGCCGGGCGGCCTGGACTCCGTACGGCTGCTCGCCGAGCACGGTGTGATCGCGGCCGTCGGGCACACCGACGCCACGTACGAGCAGACGCTCCAGGCCATCGACGCGGGCGCGACCGTGGCCACCCACCTGTTCAACGCGATGCCGCCGCTCGGCCACCGCGCCCCCGGTCCGATCACCGCCCTGCTGGAGGACGAACGGATCACCGTCGAGCTGATCAACGACGGCACGCATCTGCATCCCGCCGCGCTCCAGCTGGCCTTCCACCACGCGGGCCGGGAGCGGGTCGCCTTCATCACCGACGCGATGGACGCGGCCGGCTTCGGCGACGGCCGCTACATGCTCGGCCCGATGGAGGTCGAGGTCGCCGACGGGGTGGCCCGGCTGGTGGAGGGCGGCTCGATCGCCGGCTCCACGCTCACCCTGGACCGGGCCTTCAAGCGGGCGGTGACGGTGGACGGGCTGCCCGTCGAGGACGTCGTCGCCGCGATCTCCGCCAACCCCGCGCGGCTGCTCGGAGTGGACGACCGGACCGGCTCCCTGGAGCCCGGGAAGGACGCCGACCTGGTGATCCTGGACGCCTCGTTCGACCTGGTGGGCGTCATGCGCCGGGGGGAATGGGTGGTCGATCCCCGACTGGGCTGA